CGCTTCTCGTACGCCAGGCGCCTCAGCTGCGTGTCGATGTCCGCCCAgtacctgcagggggcgccacaTGCAGACGAGCCACTGCTTTCAGTACCACTGATCATCAACGTCATCAAAGCAGAGTTTAAAATAGAACAGTAgatgtttggagaaaaaaagagttgtAGATCAAGAATCAAGAGTCTCTCTAGAAGAATACTGAAGTCTTCTGGAGCTTCATGGGTAATAGAAGCTAACGTTGCCTggttttaacatgtttttcacAGAGTTCGGGGAGCGGCGGACCTCTTGGGATGAGAGAACTCCATGGTGGGCAGGTAGTTCATGACGGCGATGTAGATGAAGCTCTGGGCGTCCTCCATCACGCTCAGGATGGACTGAATGTCCGGAGTCCTGCCGGCCGCACAGAAGGACGGAGGGGAGCTCTGAGGGACACGGAGAGACAGACTGGCTAGTCTTTAACTGGAACACGTCTGTCTGCGCTTTCAGATCTGCCTCTAAGTTCTACGGATAAGGAGGAACCAAGATGATGAAATCTAAATAAGTGGAAAGTTAAAACTGGTTTATTTCTAAATCTACttcaaatacaacaaaacatgatgaaacaaACTTCTACTGCAGACTATTTCCAAAAGCCTGtgagattttcaaaataagagcatgAGATGTGAGGTTTTCCTTGTCAATGGGGATGGATGTTAAACACCGAGGCTCGCCGCTCACCGACAGATAGACGCTGGACGGCGTGCTGTTGAGGGGCAGCTGGAGCGGCGTGTCCTTGTTGAACTGGGTGGCGAAGCCGCTCGGCCACGGCGACGGGATGGACTGGCTCTCTCCCAGGAACCAGTACGCCTCGAAGATCTTGCTCAGGTCTGCAGCCAGACAGCTGCAGTTGTAGACGACGGCGCCCAGCTCCTTGACCTGCAGACGGACGGCACGGCGGTTATGGGAGGTTTTCAAGACGGAGGTCTGGTTTAATCTGGAAGGGTTGAAGGAAACGCTGCAGGCTTCCTTGAATTAAAGGAACTCTAAACAGTGGCAGACAGAGGGCCAGCGAGCGCCGGGGTACCTGTGTgagggacctccagtccatgtTGGCGCTGCCGATGTAGATGTGCTTCTTGTCTACGACCCAGAACTTGGTGTGGAGGACGCCGGTGGTGAGCTTCCTCATGTTGACCGTCCGGATGTTGGCTCCTGGACAGAAGAACAACAACGCTCTTTCAAAGAAATCCTGAGTTTGacccaaatatttaaaaaaatacatttaattctaaatattttcattttgggaAAAACGATATGTTCGTGTTCGTTAAGGGAGCGCAGACCTGAGTCGTTGAGCAGCCGGAGGTCGTCCTGCGGCTGACTCCCCTGCGGCGTGTTGACGGCGATACGAACCGCCAGCCTCCCCGACAGCTCCGACAGCCGCTTCAGGACGGTTTCACCCTGTTCACACAGCGAGGGGGGTTAGAGACGCTGCGAGCAGCGGCGCCAGAGGATCAGCTGAGCGCGCCGACCTGGTCGGCGGTGGGCTCCTGGGTGCCCGTGTCGGTGTTGGTGAGCGTCCAGTAGAAGGAGGCGATGTCCAGACTGCTGCGAGCCTCCGCCATCAGGTTGATCCACGCCTGGAAGATGGAGAGGTGGGAGGTGCTGGAGTTGAAGTCCAGACCCACGGGGATGCTCTCCACCAGGACGATCCTGGAAGCAGAAAACTCCTCCGTTCATTTCAGCACACGGTCACAGAAAACACCGTTTAATGACGAGGAACATAGAAAGGAGCTGAACAAGGCTGAGATTTGCTCCAGCTTGGCAGTACAGTCACCTGACCGTGTTTTGAGACGTGCCTTCACCTCCTCAGGTGAgctctttgcttttattttatctcCTCCAAAATCGCCGTCTTAgtttcacttcctgtattcGCTCTGCTAGCAGTTCTTACTGAAACCATCTGCGCCACAGCAAACTCACAAATTAGGCAAAATACTGGTTTTCAACCGCCAGCGTTCACTTCCTTGGTTCGTATCAGAGTCCAGACGAGGTGAACTCTGGTCTGGACTGAAAGCTCACATGTGAAGACGTCCTCAGTCTCACTCAGACGGCACTAAAGCGGCGGGGGAGCACCGGGACACCCGTGATCAAACCCGTGATCCTTCTTAGTTTGTTGGGATGATTGTCGACTTTGTGGCCATTTTATTCAGTGTCATCAATTTCAGAAGaactgctgattttttttttttttttttttaatgatttcacaATGAACCACAATTCAAAAGAAAGAGCTGAGTGCAGTAAATGCCAGTAAAGGATATATTAGAAAGTATGTTGAGGTGAATCTAATTTGATTAGTTCCTATTTGGCTTGTTTTAACACAGAAGACCCTTCTGTCACAGCCGGGATCGGAGTCCAGCTCCCTCACATCACCaggaaagtcactgaaacggCTGTTAGTCCacactgttttgaaaatgtcacagtAGCGTTGTATCAGCTGGAAATgtgaaggtgtgtttgtgttccagcTGCGCAGATGTTGGCTCACTTGCAGGGGTCCTCACAGGACGTCTGCTGGGGCAGGGGGAGTCTGGCActgggggcggaggaggaggaggaggaggaggaggaggaggaggaggaggaggaggaggaggaggaggaggaggaggaggaggaggacgatggAGACGAGGTGGAGAAGACGTTTGACCCCAGGAAGAGGTAGAAAATCATGGCAGCCACC
The sequence above is a segment of the Salarias fasciatus chromosome 14, fSalaFa1.1, whole genome shotgun sequence genome. Coding sequences within it:
- the pld3 gene encoding phospholipase D3, translated to MDTNISYVQLVDGELRRHKYKRKEKLFSNCVIPVAIGTGLLVAAMIFYLFLGSNVFSTSSPSSSSSSSSSSSSSSSSSSSSSSSSSSSAPSARLPLPQQTSCEDPCKIVLVESIPVGLDFNSSTSHLSIFQAWINLMAEARSSLDIASFYWTLTNTDTGTQEPTADQGETVLKRLSELSGRLAVRIAVNTPQGSQPQDDLRLLNDSGANIRTVNMRKLTTGVLHTKFWVVDKKHIYIGSANMDWRSLTQVKELGAVVYNCSCLAADLSKIFEAYWFLGESQSIPSPWPSGFATQFNKDTPLQLPLNSTPSSVYLSSSPPSFCAAGRTPDIQSILSVMEDAQSFIYIAVMNYLPTMEFSHPKRYWADIDTQLRRLAYEKRISVRLLISCWASTQPVMLPFLKSLASVQDPKSRLDIQVRLFVVPASPEQKQIPYARVNHNKYMVTDRVAYIGTSNWSGDYFVHTAGSALVVNQTASPPSPEPSVQSQLRDVFERDWSSAYSTPVTQHSSLRDFC